Proteins encoded by one window of Ascochyta rabiei chromosome 1, complete sequence:
- a CDS encoding Medium-chain acyl-CoA dehydrogenase: protein MEITGFTENQLMVREAISQVCAKFPNTYWQEHDQDGTDPKDFHAALAADGWLGVALPEAYGGAGLGISEATIMMQTIAESGAGMAGAQAIHANVYATQPLAKFGTKEQLEGTIPKIISGEWRTCFGVTEPNAGLNTLSLATAAKKQDDDTYSITGQKIWITCAQVASKMILLARTKAAEEAPKPSQALSLFCIDVDKSNPGIDIKKIKKMGGRAVDANEVFFDNYRVPASTLVGKEGQGFKIILDGMNAERCLLAGEALGLGYAALARAAGYARERKVFNRPIGMNQGVAHPLADAYMNLEAAKLATYHAARLYDASITDSSIRQDAVGIAANSAKYLAAEAAFKACERAILAHGGMGYAAEYDVERWFRECMVPRIAPVSREMILNYVSEKVLELPRSY, encoded by the coding sequence ATGGAAATAACCGGTTTCACTGAAAACCAATTGATGGTTCGAGAGGCTATCAGCCAAGTCTGCGCCAAATTCCCAAACACGTATTGGCAAGAACACGATCAGGATGGGACCGACCCTAAAGACTTTCACGCGGCTCTTGCAGCTGATGGCTGGCTTGGAGTTGCGCTACCGGAGGCTTATGGCGGTGCTGGCCTGGGGATATCAGAAGCAACCATCATGATGCAGACAATTGCCGAATCTGGAGCTGGTATGGCTGGCGCTCAGGCAATACATGCGAACGTTTATGCCACGCAGCCATTGGCCAAATTCGGCACAAAGGAACAGCTCGAAGGGACAATACCCAAGATCATCTCTGGAGAGTGGCGGACGTGTTTTGGCGTCACGGAACCCAATGCCGGCCTCAATACCCTCTCACTCGCGACTGCAGCAAAGAAACAAGATGACGACACATACTCCATCACTGGTCAAAAGATCTGGATCACCTGCGCTCAAGTCGCATCAAAGATGATCCTTCTCGCTCGGACGAAGGCTGCCGAGGAGGCCCCCAAGCCCAGTCAGGCGCTCTCCTTATTCTGCATCGACGTGGACAAGAGCAACCCCGGGATTGACATTAAGAAAATCAAGAAGATGGGCGGCCGTGCGGTGGATGCAAATGAGGTGTTCTTCGACAACTACCGCGTCCCTGCCAGCACCCTGGTCGGCAAAGAAGGACAAGGATTCAAGATTATCTTGGATGGGATGAACGCTGAAAGGTGCTTACTTGCCGGTGAAGCACTAGGACTAGGATACGCTGCCCTGGCAAGGGCAGCAGGCTATGCTCGCGAGCGCAAGGTCTTCAACAGACCCATTGGCATGAATCAGGGTGTTGCTCACCCGCTAGCCGATGCGTACATGAATCTCGAGGCAGCCAAACTAGCAACCTACCATGCCGCTCGTCTGTACGATGCGAGTATAACCGACTCTTCTATTCGACAAGATGCTGTAGGCATTGCAGCAAACAGTGCCAAATACTTGGCAGCAGAGGCGGCTTTCAAAGCATGCGAGAGGGCGATATTGGCTCATGGTGGCATGGGATATGCGGCTGAATATGATGTCGAGCGTTGGTTCAGAGAGTGCATGGTGCCTCGCATCGCTCCTGTTAGCAGAGAGATGATTTTGAATTACGTCAGTGAGAAAGTACTAGAGCTGCCGCGAAGCTATTGA
- a CDS encoding Target of rapamycin complex 2 subunit avo2, producing MIDVPRRLRRAILLNDLPLVQRIIRNNADYLRNPDYQEKSNTNLHLAAKHGFTQIAEFLIDAGHEDDSVSRNNDFETPLMFAAMAGKEETGVMLAKRFPECIPWVNKAGLDALMLSSKSGSGTLHLIPTLIVQDPSILTAHDNAGNTALHHASAAGELKTLRLLLQYGANPFVLNAYSWTPVHYSATPAAEAYFKTLIIDFEKKKAESKRELQERQRQRTAGVRLVTDGDGLVGRGSSESERVRVRARDDAGLQGLPAPGMDWSPVEKRRAMTPTEGRGWTFTPDGMRPRAETGESSGTV from the exons AT GATTGATGTACCGCGGCGCCTGCGTCGTGCCATCCTGCTCAACGACCTGCCGCTCGTGCAGCGCATCATTCGCAACAACGCCGACTACCTGCGCAATCCAGACTACCAAGAGAAGAGCAACACAAACCTGCATCTCGCTGCCAAACATGGCTTCACGCAGATTGCT GAGTTCCTCATCGATGCCGGTCACGAAGATGATTCCGTCAGTCGCAACAACGACTTTGAGACGCCCTTGATGTTTGCGGCCATGGCAGGCAAAGAAGAGACTGGCGTCATGCTCGCAAAGCGCTTCCCAGAGTGCATACCGTGGGTTAACAAAGCCGGCCTAGACGCT CTCATGCTCTCCAGCAAATCCGGCAGCGGCACCCTCCACCTGATCCCAACCCTCATCGTACAAGACCCATCCATCCTCACTGCGCACGACAATGCTGGTAACACAGCCCTGCACCATGCTTCCGCTGCTGGCGAGCTGAAGACGCTGCGTCTACTCCTCCAGTACGGCGCAAACCCCTTCGTTCTGAACGCGTACAGCTGGACACCCGTGCACTACTCTGCCACGCCCGCCGCCGAAGCCTACTTCAAGACGTTGATCATCGATTTCGAGAAGAAAAAGGCAGAAAGCAAGCGCGAGCTGCAGGAACGCCAGCGGCAGAGGACTGCTGGCGTGCGCTTGGTCACGGACGGTGATGGTTTGGTGGGACGGGGCAGTAGCGAGAGCGAGCGGGTCAGGGTGAGGGCGAGAGACGATGCAGGGTTGCAGGGGCTGCCAGCGCCGGGCATGGACTGGAGCCCTGTTGAGAAGCGGAGAGCGATGACGCCGACAGAAGGGAGAGGGTGGACATTTACGCCTGACGGGATGAGACCAAGAGCCGAGACGGGAGAGAGCAGCGGGACTGTGTAG
- a CDS encoding 26S proteasome non-ATPase regulatory subunit has protein sequence MADSMEGVVTAAEKPTAEQTEQQAIADIRSNFALLERAVAQFDSRFALRALRSISSLRKRLTDRVLCSVIILTYSPNNATARTFIEYIGMDGEAIQSVVSQYKEEVQANKTSAKEPLPEIDVYIAILIQVYLYDQKEHDEGAEFSEKLVDKIRDMNRRTLDSLGAKAYFYFSLFHEELDPKPPSKQSPVINIRGKLLAAMRSAVLRKDPDTQASVTTLLLRNYISTADITQADLLVAQTQFPPNAPNNQVARYLYYLGRIRAIQLSYTEAHEHLTSATRKSPSGNVATGFYQASMKLLIVVELLMGDIPDREVFSQPRMERALQPYFRLVQAVRVGDLQGFLKVVQTHSATFHKDQTYTLILRLRQNVIKTGIRMLSLSYSRISLRDICIRLGLESEESAEYIVAKAIRDGVIEASIDHEKGFMQTKQAGDIYATREPGEAFHDRIRACLTLHDECVKAMRYPMNQHRLELKNAQEARERERELASEIQEGDIDDDDAGGDFDGL, from the exons ATGGCGGACAGCATGGAAGGCGTCGTCACCGCGGCGGAGAAGCCCACGGCCGAGCAGACAGAGCAGCAGGCCATTGCCG ACATTCGCAGCAACTTCGCCCTGCTCGAGCGCGCCGTCGCCCAGTTCGACTCGCGCTTCGCCCTGCGCGCCCTGCGCTCCATATCCTCGCTCCGCAAGCGCCTCACCGACCGCGTGCTGTGCTCCGTCATCATCCTGACGTACTCACCCAACAATGCCACGGCCCGCACCTTCATCGAGTACATTGGCATGGACGGCGAGGCCATACAGAGCGTCGTCTCGCAGTACAAGGAGGAGGTGCAGGCGAACAAGACCAGCGCCAAGGAGCCCCTGCCCGAGATTGATGTCTACATTGCCATCCTGATACAG GTCTACCTCTACGACCAGAAGGAGCACGACGAGGGCGCAGAGTTCTCGGAGAAGCTGGTCGACAAGATCCGCGACATGAACAGGCGGACGCTCGACTCGCTGGGCGCAAAGGCCTACTTCTACTTCTCGCTCTTCCACGAGGAGCTCGACCCCAAGCCTCCTTCCAAGCAGTCGCCCGTCATCAACATCCGCGGCAAGCTGCTGGCAGCCATGCGCAGCGCCGTCCTCCGAAAGGACCCAGATACACAGGCTTCCGTCACCACGCTGCTCCTCCGCAACTACATCTCCACCGCCGACATCACACAAGCCGATCTCCTCGTTGCCCAGACACAGTTCCCGCCCAACGCCCCCAACAACCAGGTCGCCCGGTACCTCTACTACCTCGGTCGCATACGCGCCATCCAGCTCTCCTACACCGAGGCACACGAGCACCTGACCAGCGCCACTCGCAAGTCGCCCTCGGGCAACGTGGCCACTGGCTTCTACCAGGCCTCGATGAAGCTGCTGATCGTCGTCGAGCTGCTCATGGGCGACATTCCCGACCGCGAAGTCTTCAGCCAGCCCCGCATGGAGCGCGCGCTGCAGCCCTACTTCCGTCTGGTCCAGGCCGTCCGTGTGGGTGATCTGCAGGGCTTCCTCAAGGTAGTGCAAACACACTCTGCCACCTTCCACAAGGACCAGACCTACACTCTGATTCTACGTCTGCGACAGAACGTCATCAAGACGGGCATCCGCATGCTGTCGCTGTCGTACTCGCGCATCTCACTCCGCGACATCTGCATCCGCCTGGGCCTCGAGAGCGAGGAGTCGGCCGAGTACATTGTCGCAAAGGCCATCCGCGATGGCGTGATCGAGGCATCCATCGACCACGAGAAGGGCTTCATGCAGACAAAGCAGGCAGGGGACATCTACGCAACCCGCGAGCCTGGCGAGGCTTTCCACGACCGCATCCGGGCGTGCCTGACGCTGCACGACGAGTGCGTCAAGGCCATGCGCTACCCCATGAACCAGCACAGGCTGGAGCTGAAGAACGCCCAGGAGGCCAGGGAGCGCGAGCGTGAGCTAGCATCGGAGATTCAGGAGGGAGACattgacgacgacgatgcgGGAGGAGATTTTGACGGATTGTAG
- a CDS encoding Allantoate permease, translated as MGTATESSRPPKEGEEEVAATESGSISPGIVKKLDEKIIKHSHDADAAMKAFEGMDGQVFELTPEKNKALLRKIDWHLMPIMCIIYGLNYLDKTTLSYASVMGLRLPPSDNKLASGINLKSDEYQWLGSLFYFGYIAWEYPTTRLLQRLPLGKYSAFNVIMWGLVLSCFAAVENYAGAIAIRFFLGVFESAVTPGFALFTSQWYTKREQGSRTAIWFSFNGWAQIFGGCVAYGIAVGCRKTGTAIEPWKIIFLVTGLLTTCVGFVFLWIMPDNQLNCRWLSKEDQILAIERVRINQQGIGNKHFKLYQLKEALLDPLSWAFFFYALIADIPNGGISNFFSQLIVGFGYTPEQSLLYGTPGGAVEVVFLLACGWAGDRYGYRILISMIGLCTAMIGMILIVALPLSNNSGRLAGYYLTQASPTSFVALLSLISSNVAGYTKKTTVAAMYLVGYCVGNIIGPQTFRPSDAPRYVPAEVTIIACWGVCLGILAFIHFYCVWQNKKKAQICSAPGYVRLENQEWLDLTDRENPEFAYTL; from the exons ATGGGGACCGCAACAGAATCATCGCGTCCGCCGAAGGAAGGTGAGGAGGAGGTGGCAGCCACCGAAAGTGGATCAATTTCGCCGGGGATAGTGAAGAAGCTGGACGAGAAGATCATCAAACATTCGCACGATGCCGACGCAGCGATGAAGGCCTTCGAGGGTATGGATGGACAGGTCTTTGAGTTAACCCCAGAGAAAAACAAGGCGCTGTTGAGGAAGATTGATTGGCACCTTATGCCT ATCATGTGTATCATCTATGGACTGAATTATCTCGATAAGACTACCTTGAGTTATGCGAGTGTCATGGGTCTTAGGCTGCCTCCGTCAGACAATAAGCTTGCGTCTGGGATCAACCTAAAGAGCGACGAGTACCAATGGCTGGGTTCGCTCTTTTACTTTGGCTATATTGCATGGGAATACCCTACCACTCGATTGCTCCAGAGACTTCCGCTTGGAAAGTATTCCGCTTTCAATGTCATCATGTGG GGACTCGTACTATCGTGCTTCGCAGCTGTAGAGAACTACGCCGGCGCAATCGCCATCCGCTTCTTCCTCGGCGTCTTCGAGTCAGCAGTGACTCCAGGCTTTGCACTATTCACATCGCAATGGTACACCAAGAGAGAGCAGGGCTCACGCACAGCCATATGGTTCAGCTTCAACGGCTGGGCGCAGATCTTTGGCGGTTGCGTTGCATACGGCATTGCAGTCGGTTGTCGCAAGACTGGCACTGCAATCGAACCGTGGAAGATAATTTTCCTTGTTACGGGACTCTTGACTACTTGCGTTGGGTTTGTATTCCTCTGGATAATGCCAGACAACCAGCTCAACTGCCGCTGGCTAAGCAAAGAAGACCAAATCCTTGCTATCGAGCGTGTGAGGATAAACCAACAAGGAATCGGAAACAAGCATTTCAAGTTGTATCAGCTGAAGGAAGCTCTGCTCGACCCCTTGAGCTGGGCTTTCTTCTTCTATGCACTGATCGCTGATATACCGAATG GCGGCATATCGAATTTCTTTTCTCAGCTGATTGTCGGCTTCGGCTATACGCCCGAGCAATCCCTCCTGTACGGTACACCCGGCGGCGCAGTCGAAGTCGTCTTCCTGCTTGCATGCGGCTGGGCCGGTGATCGCTACGGCTACCGCATCCTCATATCGATGATTGGGCTGTGCACAGCAATGATTGGCATGATATTGATTGTCGCCCTGCCGCTTAGCAACAACTCTGGTCGTCTCGCTGGCTACTACTTGACGCAGGCCAGTCCGACGTCTTTCGTTGCGCTGCTGAGTCTCATCTCGAGTAATGTCGCAGGATATACGAAGAAGACGACGGTTGCAGCGATGTACTTGGTTGGGTATTGTGTGGGTAACATCATCG GCCCTCAAACGTTCCGTCCCAGCGATGCTCCACGCTACGTACCGGCCGAAGTAACAATCATTGCCTGCTGGGGTGTTTGTCTTGGGATTCTCGCTTTCATCCACTTCTACTGCGTCTGGCAGAACAAGAAGAAAGCTCAGATTTGCTCAGCACCGGGCTATGTGCGGCTGGAAAACCAGGAGTGGCTTGACTTGACCGACAGGGAGAATCCCGAGTTTGCCTACACGTTGTAG